ACACTGCATAGTATTAGGTCCCTAGAGTTTTTGTGTGAGCCTGGGTGTGATCTATGATAGAAACATCCTGCCCCGGTTCATAAAACTCGCTCGTTAATTGCTGATCAGACACTTTGCCTATAGTACTAAATATCTGCACATAGTCGAGGCATTTCTTTCCCTTGGCGCCCTTGACCTTTACCTCGACTTGCCCTTTAGCGCTAATTTCTATT
The DNA window shown above is from bacterium and carries:
- a CDS encoding DUF2997 domain-containing protein is translated as MANKHELEIEISAKGQVEVKVKGAKGKKCLDYVQIFSTIGKVSDQQLTSEFYEPGQDVSIIDHTQAHTKTLGT